In one Carassius carassius chromosome 48, fCarCar2.1, whole genome shotgun sequence genomic region, the following are encoded:
- the LOC132131087 gene encoding RNA polymerase II elongation factor ELL-like — MAALKEEQCYGLSCGRVSNGSNISVYHVKLTDSALRAFEDYQSNKGLIAKPLIGFTGNQGKISIPQSENPNELRRFTFYLSHVGKDNPQGSFDCIQQYITSEGSIQLDCLGGIQDKITVCATDDSYQKARQSMAQAEEETRSRGAIVIKPGGRYVGKRVQIRKPITGVSDATRRLTRPVIISSSQKKSPPRPLRERLVHLLALKPYRKPELLVRLTKDGLSPQDKETLDSLLQQVANLNSKDNTFTLKDCLFKEVQKDWPGFTEVDQQILKRILVRKLCKPQSSGPVPGESPVSPHKEPTSSSPSQKRPAAEFIDPLANKKPRISLLASKSAGLVNGKLSSSNGKDSSSSQSAETSSSSHFPPLEIPRPFDPLSDVSNDSNGRDCESQEAAVAERLSQPPLFAPHSTTQEEGLGTTSLAHSSLDGSQTQSAQPSLHGKSKKKSKKHKDKDKSKEKDRDRERDLKKERRVEDRGLDEKKLCDVTTSDRSPGLNGTCHSSSIPASSSEMADYLLKYTVISSQEQRQSYKNDFNAEYSEYRGLHARIESITRQFTILDSELKQLQQGTDKYKTIHNQILGEYRKIKKTNPNYSQEKNRCEYLHNKLAHIKKLIAEYDHQQLQNWH, encoded by the exons ATGGCGGCGTTAAAGGAGGAGCAGTGCTACGGACTGTCCTGTGGAAGAGTGAGCAATGGCAGCAACATCTCCGTCTATCACGTCAAGCTGACTGACAGCGCGCTGCGAGCGTTTGAAGATTACCAGAGCAACAAG GGCCTGATTGCTAAACCACTAATAGGATTCACAGGAAACCAAGGG AAAATCTCAATACCGCAGTCAGAGAATCCAAATGAGCTGCGAAGGTTTACGTTCTACCTGTCCCATGTGGGAAAGGACAATCCCCAGGGCAGCTTCGACTGCATTCAGCAGTATATTACAAG TGAAGGGAGCATACAGCTGGATTGCCTGGGAGGGATCCAAGACAAAATCACTGTATGCGCCACGGACGACTCCTACCAGAAAGCCAGGCAAAGCATGGCTCAGGCCGAGGAGGAAACCCGCAGCCGTGGAGCCATCGTCATCAAGCCTGGCGGGAGATATGTGG GTAAGCGTGTACAAATCCGGAAGCCGATAACTGGTGTGTCAGATGCGACACGACGGCTCACACGGCCGGTCATCATCTCCAGCAGTCAGAAGAAGAGCCCGCCACGGCCGCTGAGGGAACGGCTGGTGCATTTACTGGCCCTAAAACCCTACCGCAAACCCGAACTACTGGTGCGGCTCACGAAGGACGGCCTGTCTCCTCAGGACAAGGAGACGCTGGACAGCCTCCTGCAACAG GTGGCTAACTTGAATAGTAAGGACAACACCTTCACATTGAAGGATTGTTTGTTTAAGGAAGTTCAGAAGGACTGGCCTGGTTTTACTGAGGTGGACCAGCAGATTCTGAAGAGAATTCTTGTACG AAAACTGTGTAAGCCTCAGAGCAGTGGCCCTGTGCCTGGGGAGAGTCCGGTCAGCCCGCACAAAGAGCCAACCAGCAGCTCGCCCTCTCAG AAACGACCTGCAGCAGAGTTCATCGATCCCCTGGCCAATAAAAAACCCAGAATATCACTTCTAGCCAGTAAGTCTGCAGGGCTCGTCAATGGCAAACTGAGCTCATCCAATGGGAAGGACTCATCTAGTTCTCAATCAGCAGAGACGTCATCGAGCTCCCACTTCCCTCCGCTGGAGATCCCCCGACCCTTCGACCCCCTTTCGGACGTCAGCAACGACTCCAACGGCCGAGACTGTGAAAGTCAGGAGGCAGCGGTGGCAGAGAGACTGAGTCAGCCCCCTTTATTCGCCCCTCACTCCACAACGCAAGAGGAAGGCCTGGGCACAACATCCCTGGCCCACAGCAGCCTGGACGGGTCTCAGACCCAGAGCGCTCAACCCTCCCTACATGGCAAGTCAAAGAAGAAGTCCAAAAAACACAAGGACAAAGACAAGTCCAAGGAGAAAGACAGGGACCGAGAACGTGACTTGAAGAAGGAGAGGAGAGTTGAAGACCGTGGTTTGGATGAGAAGAAATTGTGTGACGTCACAACGAGTGATAGGAGCCCAG GTCTGAATGGAACGTGCCACAGCTCGAGTATTCCTGCGTCTTCGTCAGAGATGGCAGACTATTTATT AAAATACACAGTGATAAGCTCACAAGAGCAACGGCAGAGTTACAAAAACGACTTCAATGCAGAGTACAGCGAGTACCGGGGCCTCCACGCACGGATAGAGAGCATCACCCGACAGTTCACTATACTCGACTCCGAGCTCAAACAACTCCAGCAAGGAACAGATAAGTATAAG ACAATCCACAATCAGATACTTGGAGAGTATCGCAAAATCAAAAAG acTAATCCAAACTATAGCCAAGAGAAGAACCGCTGTGAATACCTACACAACAAACTGGCACATATAAAAAAACTGATAGCAGAATATGATCACCAGCAACTGCAAAACTGGCACTAA